TTTGCTTGGTAATAGGTAATGGGTAATGGGTAATAGGTAATACTCAAAACCAATTACCAATTCCCAATTCCCAATTACCGACCTCCACAGATATCATAAGTGTTTAAACGGACATGATATGAGATATCTATCAAATTTTGGACGAAATAAAACTTCTTTTAACTCTAAGAAAACAGAACTGGAGAATATGAGAACGCCAATATCTTGAGCTTGATCCAATGCTTGATATCATGTCCGGGTAATTAGTTATGTTTCCCACAGTCGTTAAACCCCATCCCCAACCCCTCCCCGTCAACGGGGAGGGGATGCAAAGCATAGCTTTGGTGGGGTGGGGTTCTTCGAGTGTCAACTTTAATCATGTTACTTTCAGGGTGAGGCTGTAGCGACGATTAGCTTTATAAATCAGGTGAAGTTTCAAATCACTACTACCCCGCAAGGGGATTAAAACTCTTGATATTACCGTGGTAATTGGTTGGCAGATTGTTTCAAAACTTACCGAAAATCGATGGTGTGTTGCGCTGGGCGACACACCCTACGATAGAGGATTTGGGTGAGGAACTGATCACGAGTATCAAAGCCTCATTGCCATTGTATGCTGATGGCTTTAATAATAACTTCCCGATTTTCGATGTTCGATGGCAGTTACGCCATCAATTTCTAACACTTCTCCTTTATCGACTACGGCATAAATTAACAACCTATCACCACATTCGATCTGATTTTGGACTGTACATTCTAAATAAGCTAATGCTTCATTGAGAATTAAAGAACCATTAAGAGCAGTTTGTGTAGAAAGATTAGCAAAAGGATTATCGCCTAAAGTGCTATGATGAGAAAAATATCGTCGGACATTTCTTCCTTCTTTGAGGATATTGAGTACAAATTTATCACCTGGATGACGCATTAAATCTGCGTTCTGCTCTTGAGCAATGGCTATCATAATCCCTGGTGGGTTAAAAGTTGCTTGAGATACCCAAGAAGTTAAAATTCCTTTGTGGGCTTCCCCGTCGCGAGTTGTCACAACACACAAAGAACCAATGATTCGCCCCACTGCTTGTTCAGTACGGTCTATTTGTGCTTCCGTCACACCTTGGCGAGGAGTACGCAATTTTTTGGTTTTTTTCAAGGTTTGGGCAAAGGCAGCACCTGCTTGTTGACATTGTTGTAAAATCTCAGGTGTAGGACTGAACCGCACTCGAATAGTTTCAAACCCTAATCGATAATTGGCATCTTTGAGCTTACTTTCTATAACATCAACTGCCTCTCCACTCCAACCATAAGAACCAAACACTCCTGCTAATTTAGTTTTAGTTGCCGTTGATAAGACAATTCCTAAAGCTGTTTGAATTTGCGTTGGTGCGTGACCGCCTAAGGTGGGTGAGCCAATAATAAAGCCGTCGCAAGCTTCTACGATACGGGTAATCTCTGCGGGGTCTGCTAATTCACAATTGATTGATTCTACATTCACTCCGTTTTCAATCAAACCTTGGGCAATGCCATTAGCCAAAATTGCTGTATTGCCATAAGCAGAAGCATAAAGTAAAGCTACACTTAGCTCTTGAGATTTTTGTTCTTGAGACCATTGACGATAGTCATAGGTAAAACGGCTGAGGCTATAACGTACAACTGGGCCATGAGCAGGGGCATATAATTTTGCTCCCAAAGCTGTTAATTTATCTAAGGCTACTTCGACTTGTTTAGCTTGGGGTGCATGAAGACAGTCAAAATAGTAACGACGCTCTGCATCTAAGGCCTTCCAATCTTCATCTACCAGAGTATCTTCGCAAATATGAGCGCCAAAAAATTTGTCTGTGTAGAGAATTTTAGTAGCAGGATCATAGGTACAAAGTCCATCTGGCCAGCGGGGAGTTGGTACGGTGATAAATGACAGTTCATGTCCTTGTCCTAAATCCAAAGTATCGTTGAAGCGCACGGCTTGGATGCGTGATTCCCAGTCAGGAAAAGCAGCTTTGAGAGTATTAGCAGCAGGACGAGAACAAATTAAGGTGACATGAGGAGCTTGAGCAAGCAATACCTCAAGGGTAGCTCTGCGGTTGGGGTTGATGTGACCGAGAACGACATAATCGAGGGTAGTTAAGTCTAGGTGTTGTGCTAGCTGCTGGAGGTAAATTTCCGTAAAAGATTCACCAGGAGGGTCGATGAGGGCTTTTTTATCAGCTTGGATGAGATAAGAATTTGCGGTGGTTCCCCGTTGACGGGAATATTCAACCTCAAATTTTAGTCTTTCCCAAGTCCGCGATCGCAAGATTATGGTATTGTTACCAATCTCTGTAACCTGAACATCTCTAGGACGGTTGGGGGTGATTGTAGTTGCAGACATAGTAACCTCGGAAATTGGCAATTGGGGAGCCACTGCGGTCTTGGGCAAAGCCCAAGTGGAGCAAGTGGCGTCATTGGGGAGCCACTGCGGTCTGTGGCTCTGCCCAAGTGGAGCAAGTGGCGTCATGGGGCATGGGGCATAGGGCATTGGGCACTTGTACTGAGCGAAGCCGAAGTATTGGGCAAAGTTATTTTTTCCCAGTCCCCAGTCCCTAATCACCAGTCCCCAGCCCCTAATCACCAGTCGCCTATTTGGATTGTTCTCGGGTTTTATAACGTTGAGATATTTGTTGTTCCGGGTCGATACCTTCAAAGGTGGGAGGTAGCCAAACTCGGAGAATTAGTAGTATTCCTAGAACTAATAAGAAGGCACAAGTCGCTAAAACTTGGCTCCAATTAGTTTCTAAAATACCTTTGACGATGACTTCTCTTAAAGCGGAAACAATGGAAACTTCCACAGCTACGCCAATAGATATTCGTTGTTCTTGTAGGTAAATAATTAACAGTCGGAATAACTCAACCAAGATGAGCAAAAAGAGAATATCAGCAGTAACAACATGGAAATCTAAAGGAGGAAGCAGCGAGAGAAACATATCTCTCACCTGTAACACCATGAAGCTAAATAATCCTATACACAGGGAAATTATAATCACATCTTGGATAAATTCCAAGCTTCTAACGATGCGTCCACGATTAATTTCATATAGAGAAATTGGGTTATCTTCAACAGGCTTATACATGGCTTTTTGGGGGCTGGGGATTGGGAAGAAGCAGGGGAGGAGGGGGGCTGGGGGGCTGGGGAGAAGTTGCGGCAAGTTTTTCCCTATGCCCAATGCCCGAATCGTATTTAGTAATGATTGCCGATTTTGCGATGATGGACGGCGGTAAGTGCATTTATTTTGGCGATTCTTCCAGTTTGGACGGTGCTATAAATGACCCAATGGTCGCCGCAGTCCATTCGGGTGGTAATTTCACATTCTATATAAGCTAGAGCGTCTGCAAGAATAGGAGAGCCATTATTCGCAGGATATGTTTTCACTCCAGCAAAGCGATCGGCACCAGGAGCAAAACGTTTGAGAAAATGTTTCATTAATGCTTGATAGTTTCCTTCTTCTAAAACATTTAGAACGAAGCGATCGCCAATCTGCATTAAGGATTCAATTGCTCGGTCTTTGGACACAGCGATCGCTACTCCTAAAGGGTTCAAACTTGCTTGAGTCACCCAAGAAGCTAACATTGCACTCTGAATTTCTCCTTTTTTGGCGGTAATAATGTATAATCCAGTGCTAATACGTCCTAAGGATTTTTCTAGTTCTGTGTTGATGGATTTAATTTGTTTGATTGTGCGATCGCGGTTTAACCATTGACCCATATCTGTGCCGGCTTCATCGCAAAGTTGTACTGTTGCTGGAGTAGGATTTTCTTTGACTAAGATAGGGGGGAAAACTTCAGTTAAGCCCAATTCTTGAAACTTATTGCGTAAAGGGTAAATGGGTTCATCTTCTCCTCCTCCTGACTCTACTAAACCAATAGATTGTTTAGTGTGAATAGCAGCTAAGATGGTACTTAAAGCAGCATGAGCCGCTACTGAAGATTGCGGTGGCATTCCAATCACTAAACCAGAGGCTTGTGTGGCTAATTCTCTAATTTCTTGAGGCTCAGCACTATTAATATCGACTAATTCTACTGCCACACCTGTTTTTACACATCCATGTGCTATTGCACGTACTAAATATTCACTATAACCGTAATCTTCTGCGTAAAATAGTGCTACTAAAGTATCTGTTTTTGATTGTTCTAAGCTCCAGTTTTGATATAAGGAAATCCATTGAGGAATGTAGTTTTGCAGTAAAGGCCCATGTCCAGTTGCAACTGTTTTGATTTCTAAGTTTTCAATCCGCTTTAAAGCTGCCAAAACAGACCGAGCATTGGGACTCATGAGACATTCATAGTAATATTTAAAATCTTCTTCTATTAATTCTAAATTTTCATCATAAGTATGATCGTCACAATAGTGCATTCCAAACACATCACAGGTGTAGAGCGTGCTAGTTTTGTGGTCATAAGTAAAGATGGTGTCAGGCCAGTGTAAGTTAGGTGCAGAAATAAATTCTAATTCGTGACCGTCACCTAAATCTAAGCGTTCTCCGCTTTTCACCAGCTTTGATTTAAATGACTGGTGAACCATATTCTCCAGAAACTGAATCGCTACCTTAGCACCAACAATGGTAATAGAAGGAGCTAATTGCAAGATATCTTTGACTAAAGCGCTATGGTCTGGTTCTGTATGACTAATAATTAAGTATTCTATTTTACTTGGGTCAATTAATCCTGATAGTATTTGAAGATATAACTGCTCAAACTTGCGGTGAGAAGTATCAATTAAGGCGACTTTTTCCCCCTGAATCAGGAAAGAATTATAAGTAGTTCCATTTCGTAAACCAAATTCTATATCAAAACGTTCTCTATCCCAGTCTAGACAACGAATAGCAGTTGTTTGAGCAGCAATTTCAAGCGTTTGGATAGTTAAACGTCCTGGATGAGAAATAACTTCATGAGGTTTAGTGATTGCAACCATTAGTTTTTACCAAAATTGTGTCTAGAGTCAATTCGCTTATTACTATATTTGCTTGAAACACTCAAATGGTAAAATGCTAATTTTTAAAGGTCATCATTAGAAATAATTATTATTCATTGTGATCAAAGTCCCATTGAAATTACTCAATGTTTATCATTAGTTTTTTATCAATAATGAGAGATCATCTCAGTCCTCAGTTAGATACTTGACCCATGTCGTCAATCTTTCTTTCTCCTGCTATACAACAAATAAATTAGGATTGCTATAGCAGTCCTAAATCATTCGTGAGAATTTGAGATAGTCGTAACCCCCCTGTAGTCCCACGCCAGATGCGCGGCTGTCGGCAAAGCGCGATAGCGCACTGGCTGCCCTTGCTAAGGGGGTGAATTTTCTGACAAATCAATTAGGATTGCTATAGTCGGTTTGCTTGGTAATAGGTAATGGGTAATGGGTAATAGATAATACTCAAAACCAATTACCAATTACCAATTACCAATTC
Above is a window of Nostoc sp. UHCC 0702 DNA encoding:
- a CDS encoding diflavin flavoprotein encodes the protein MSATTITPNRPRDVQVTEIGNNTIILRSRTWERLKFEVEYSRQRGTTANSYLIQADKKALIDPPGESFTEIYLQQLAQHLDLTTLDYVVLGHINPNRRATLEVLLAQAPHVTLICSRPAANTLKAAFPDWESRIQAVRFNDTLDLGQGHELSFITVPTPRWPDGLCTYDPATKILYTDKFFGAHICEDTLVDEDWKALDAERRYYFDCLHAPQAKQVEVALDKLTALGAKLYAPAHGPVVRYSLSRFTYDYRQWSQEQKSQELSVALLYASAYGNTAILANGIAQGLIENGVNVESINCELADPAEITRIVEACDGFIIGSPTLGGHAPTQIQTALGIVLSTATKTKLAGVFGSYGWSGEAVDVIESKLKDANYRLGFETIRVRFSPTPEILQQCQQAGAAFAQTLKKTKKLRTPRQGVTEAQIDRTEQAVGRIIGSLCVVTTRDGEAHKGILTSWVSQATFNPPGIMIAIAQEQNADLMRHPGDKFVLNILKEGRNVRRYFSHHSTLGDNPFANLSTQTALNGSLILNEALAYLECTVQNQIECGDRLLIYAVVDKGEVLEIDGVTAIEHRKSGSYY
- a CDS encoding phosphate-starvation-inducible PsiE family protein; its protein translation is MYKPVEDNPISLYEINRGRIVRSLEFIQDVIIISLCIGLFSFMVLQVRDMFLSLLPPLDFHVVTADILFLLILVELFRLLIIYLQEQRISIGVAVEVSIVSALREVIVKGILETNWSQVLATCAFLLVLGILLILRVWLPPTFEGIDPEQQISQRYKTREQSK
- a CDS encoding diflavin flavoprotein, with amino-acid sequence MVAITKPHEVISHPGRLTIQTLEIAAQTTAIRCLDWDRERFDIEFGLRNGTTYNSFLIQGEKVALIDTSHRKFEQLYLQILSGLIDPSKIEYLIISHTEPDHSALVKDILQLAPSITIVGAKVAIQFLENMVHQSFKSKLVKSGERLDLGDGHELEFISAPNLHWPDTIFTYDHKTSTLYTCDVFGMHYCDDHTYDENLELIEEDFKYYYECLMSPNARSVLAALKRIENLEIKTVATGHGPLLQNYIPQWISLYQNWSLEQSKTDTLVALFYAEDYGYSEYLVRAIAHGCVKTGVAVELVDINSAEPQEIRELATQASGLVIGMPPQSSVAAHAALSTILAAIHTKQSIGLVESGGGEDEPIYPLRNKFQELGLTEVFPPILVKENPTPATVQLCDEAGTDMGQWLNRDRTIKQIKSINTELEKSLGRISTGLYIITAKKGEIQSAMLASWVTQASLNPLGVAIAVSKDRAIESLMQIGDRFVLNVLEEGNYQALMKHFLKRFAPGADRFAGVKTYPANNGSPILADALAYIECEITTRMDCGDHWVIYSTVQTGRIAKINALTAVHHRKIGNHY